CGGTCCTTCAGGAAGTCCGCCATGGCGTCGGCAATCGCCTGATCGTCGGCATTGGGCTCCGGCTCGATGATGGCGTGTACGCGCTGGCCCAATTCCGGATCGGGCAGTCCCACCACGACGCACGACCGCACGCCCGGACACTCGGAGACGGCAGCCTCGACCTCGGCCGGATAGATGTTGGCACCGCCGCGCAGCACCATGTCGGCGAGACGGTCGCCGAGATAGAGGTAACCTTCCGCATCCAGCCGGCCGATGTCGCCGAGCGACTCCCAGCCATCGGCACGACGCTTCGGCTCGGCGCCGAGATAGTGATAGGTGGCGTCCCTGCCGTCATTGTTGAGGAAATAGATCTCGCCAGTCTCTCCCGGCGCGACATCGTTGCCGTCCTCGCCGACGATGCGAAGTTTCGCCATCTCGCCGATCTTGCCGACCGAGCCCTTGTGCGTCAGCCATTCCGTGCCTGATATGATGCAGGAGCCCTGCCGCTCGGTGCCGCCATAGAGCTCCCAGATGCGCTCGGGTCCGAGCCAGGAAATCCAGTTCTCCTTCAGCCAGGGCGGCATGGGAGCTGCCATGTGGAACACCGTCTGCAGACTCGACACATCGTAGGCGTTGCGCACATGCTCGGGCAGCGCCCAGATCCGGTGCATCATGGTCGGCACGAAATTGACCCACTGCACGCGCTCGCGCGCGATCTGGCGCAGCGTCTCCTCGGCGTCGAACTTGGTCAGGCCAGTGAGCTTGCCGCCCAAGAACAGCGCGTAGTGCGACACGATGAACGGCGCATTGTGATAGAGCGGACCGGGATTGAGCAGCGAAACCCCAAAGGGAATGTTGAGCGGCGGCGCGGCAGCCGTGTCGATCACGGCCGGCTGATGATCGAGGATCACCTTCGGCCGGCCGGTCGAGCCGCCCGAGGTCATGGCTTTCCAGTAGCGCGCCACCGGCGGCGTCAGCGGCCCGTCCGAAAAACCTTCCGGCACGAAATCCGCAGGCAAGCGGTTCGGCGCGTTCCAGTCGGCCTCGCCGCCGACCACCAGCGCCGGCTTGAGGATGTCGAGCACGGCGGCGGCTTCGCCGCGCGGCAGCCGCCATGACAGCGAGGTCGGCGTCGCCCCGCACTTCCACACCGCGAAGGACGTCTCGAAGAACGCGTTGCCGTTGGGCAAACCGATCGCGACGAAATCGCCGGGCTTGACGCCCTTGGCCGCAAACGCCCGCGCGCGCCGATTGGCGCCGCGCTCGAGCTCGTCCCATGTCAGCCTGTCCTGTCCATGCTGGACGGCGATCGTGCCTTGCGGTTTACGTTCAGCGTACCAGCGCGGCACATCGGACAGGGGCAGCAGCATCGGGCGTTTCCACTTTATCTTCTTGGCGTCGCCTCATGACGAGGCCTCGCGGCATGAACTGTAACAGCGAGCCGACAGGGCGCTGTAACTTCGGGGCCACGTCAAGCAAAAAATGTCAGCATTCCAGCCATGAAATTCCCGAGTT
The genomic region above belongs to Bradyrhizobium arachidis and contains:
- a CDS encoding AMP-binding protein encodes the protein MLLPLSDVPRWYAERKPQGTIAVQHGQDRLTWDELERGANRRARAFAAKGVKPGDFVAIGLPNGNAFFETSFAVWKCGATPTSLSWRLPRGEAAAVLDILKPALVVGGEADWNAPNRLPADFVPEGFSDGPLTPPVARYWKAMTSGGSTGRPKVILDHQPAVIDTAAAPPLNIPFGVSLLNPGPLYHNAPFIVSHYALFLGGKLTGLTKFDAEETLRQIARERVQWVNFVPTMMHRIWALPEHVRNAYDVSSLQTVFHMAAPMPPWLKENWISWLGPERIWELYGGTERQGSCIISGTEWLTHKGSVGKIGEMAKLRIVGEDGNDVAPGETGEIYFLNNDGRDATYHYLGAEPKRRADGWESLGDIGRLDAEGYLYLGDRLADMVLRGGANIYPAEVEAAVSECPGVRSCVVVGLPDPELGQRVHAIIEPEPNADDQAIADAMADFLKDRLSRYKHPESFEFVSAPPRDDSGKVRRTLLRDERAAWMKQGRAFRIMPAKALAPVD